The genome window agatgtagatttcaaatggagtcacccattcaggtaaacccatttgaaattcccactccttgtgtggtagattaaggtcatgtcttccataggggtgtatggatttcaactgaaatagaccAATAACAAGCCTTAAAGCACTTACTGAATCTAATTTCCAAGATTCCACCCAAAGTTTGTGAATAGCTGAACTCAAAGAACTCTATCTCTCTTCTTGGTATAGGAATGGAAGCACCAAGAGTGATGTCAAATGAAGTGAAAATATCCTCCAAGTCACCAGAAGTGAAGGTGTCAATCACTTCTTCTATCTGTAATTAGGATAAGACAAGCTTCATTTCAAGTGTGTGCACTACTGATTGATTCATCTGTctttaagaactattttgattggttacaaagagggttatatcatgtattgagccaatcacagatatggtaagaatggtcagtagggattaagcttaaaattgctaagatATCTAACAGCTCAATTTTAATtagttactcagatgattatgtcATGTAAATAACCAATCAGTggctctgtaagaaaggcagtggGGCCCATAGGGATAATATGACATCAGTAGAGTAGACAAAGGGAAAAATTAGTAGCTTGTAATGATTAATGCACTGTCATGCCATGAATATCCATTCACACACcttacacctttgtttccaatggacattttattgtgaaatgccattgtacaaggaatacataaaaaaaaattccacatagcccccgaatgaaaagtatttaattatctttgtaatcactcaaaaagcatttggtgtgaattttacatccgaactagaggctattaaattttacgagcctttttattttacatgtaaagcctatggggtgacgattagaaatggacggcaatattgaaaaaccctcattttgggccattttagacactaaaatgcccataaaaaaataatagcctctagttcggatgtaaaattcacacacaatgctacctgagtgagtacaaacataattaaatacatttcattcgggggctatatcaaaaacaaaaaatgtcctataccctaatggttatggaacaaaggtgttaGTGGTTATGGTGAAGATGAGCTGCAGAACTGATTAAAACAAAAACCATCAGAATCTTAGTGAGCTAATTTGGAATGGAAACAATGTCTTGATGTCAGACAAATGGCAGTAGGGACTTAGAGAACCAATGAGATCTTTGAAATCATAACATACCAGAGATGGAGCTAAATGTCCACAAAATTGTTGCGTAGAGCCAAAACGTTATATGATTTAGAAGAATTTCATGTGGAAATTAAGCTGAAACTGAAGCAGGTGTTCTAAATAAATGTCAAACAGGAATAAATTGGGTTCTTAACCACTGCAAATTACATCttatatttcatcaataccagagAGTTGCTGATGCTCCTTAGAATTGGCAATTTATATTCTATGTACGCAACCTAGTATGAGGGTGATTTTGTACGTATGCAAATCAGGGGAGCTTTCAGGGGACATCCGAGAGATCCAAGCTACTGCACTGTCTCCTACATTTGTCATATTTACAGCACAAGATGCATTGGACAGCTGTATCTCTATTCATTCATTGTACACGAACAAGCATTTTGGAAACCATTTTTGGTAGATGGAGTATAGAAGCTTAAACTTACAATAACTGCAAAGAGTTGTTTCAATTCCTTCATTAGGTTGAATGCTAACACTGGATCAACATTCTGCAAATCTAGCATGGCTTCTAATTCACCTATGGTCAACTTACAATAACAGCAAAGAGTTGTTTCAATTCCTTCATAAGGTTGAATGCTAATACTGGATCAATATTCTGTAAATCTAGCATGGCTTCTAGTTCACCTATGGTCAACTTACAATAACTGCAAAGAGTTGTTTCAATTCCTTCATTAGGTTGAATGCTAACACTGGATCAACATTCTGCAAATCTAGCATGGCTTCTAGTTCACCTATGGTCAACTTACAATAACAGCAAAGAGTTGTTTCAATTCCTTCATTAGGTTGAATGCTAACACTGGATCAATATTCTGTAAATCTAGCATGGCTTCTAGTTCACCTATGGTCAACTTACAATAACTGCAAAGAGTTGTTTCAATTCCTTCATAAGATTGAATGCTAACACTGGATCAATATTCTGTAAATCTAACATGGCTTCTAGTTCACCTATGGTCAACTTACAATAACTGCAAAGAGTTGTTTCAATTCCTTCATAAGGTTGAATGCTAACACTGGATCAACATTCTGCAAATCTAGCATGGCTTCCAGTTCACCTATGgtcatgtttgctatcttctgagtCAAAGCATTGGCACCTTtatctgaaattaaaaaaatagtacTCTTAGATATCTTATTGTAAGTAGTAAAAGTCCAATTTAAACATTCTTTATTATGGTTTGGGTAGGTATGCGCAGCTGAGATTTTGAAACCATAccccaaaatatacattttgacaACAAGAGACCCAAACTTATACTAATTTTTGGTTAATTCtggaatttttttgcaaattttgcttAAAGTTACAGCAATTTTGCTGAAATCTGCACTTTTCCAagctttgggggaaaattttgaaaaacacccCATCGCTAAACCAGTTTTCTGTAACTGCATCCCAAAGTTATAccaaaaaggctgaaaatgcattCCCAACACATCCCTGTACCCAACTATCCACTAAAGCCTTTTGTTATATGCACATATCTTCAATCAGTCTTTACTTTATGTCGAACCTGATTTGTTTAGTATGTTTAGTATGTTCTTGGCTGCCCTCTTTAAAGGTGATTTCACTTAATAATTATTTCCATCTTATAATTGTCCCAATATTGACTATAAACAACTTTCTACATGTGTGCACAAGCAAAAAAAACAAAGTCCTGTCATATTTTAAGCATGCAGCAACATGTTACATACCTGTGAGGCCTCCTCCAACCACTGATAGACCTTGCCATACACCAGAAGTAGTCCCACTGCCTTTAAGATTGAAGATGTCCTCACTACCTGTATATAATGACATCACAATACAGATTTACTATAAGGGAAAGTGAAGATACCACATTTGATTCATCTATATCTATGAATATTAAACCTAACATCCCATACTTTTTTTTTGCTATTGAAATGAAAACAAGACACAAAAAGGAGAATAGATGAGCCAAGAAGTCACTTGGGACACAggtagccacaggggttttgCTGTCTCCAGCCAATAATTCCATGCATATATATGACTTAAGGTGATTTTGTCATGACATCAcatggcatgcatgcatgcgcagtggttttccgtGATAGATTTTGTTTGATTaggcagtgttagggttaatataggcTTCAATCTACAAAAATAGATATTCATTAACTATCATTGACATGGTAAAACACCAGATAAAGTTCAAAAACAAATTATGGGTTCTGTTGGCATTGTTAGGGCTCAAATTGGCAACATTGGGATAAGTTGAAGCCTGATTAATCTATCCAATGCTCATTACCAAAGCATTGTTGTCCTTATTCTGGTACTATTGAATGTATTGAAATAGTTAGTCACTTCACTCTTTACTGGCAGATTTATTTTTCTTTAGTCTTTATATTATGTCATTCAGTTCATATTTTCAAATCAATATACCAGCAAATTGCCCCACCAGGAGTTGAACCAGCAATCTCTCTGCATGGAAATACAACAACTTGATGGATAAGCACAAGTAACATAATGTGTTGAATTGACAAACTGTTTCCAATTAATGTTTATGCACACACTCATGATAAAAGCTGGTGAGCACTCATTAACTAGCAAACAACTTTACATCTCAAAAGACACTCACTAAATACCCATCACTCCTCATGACAATGTGAAACTACTTACTGCTTGGGTCATTGTCCTCAAGTACAAACAACCCCATTTGTCTTCTGCTGGTAGGTTCATCTGGAGCTACATATGGGACTGGGAGCAAACAAAACGAGCAGTGACAGGTTTGAGATTAAAGTATGATTTATTCTTTTatatcaattgggctattccagttgaaatcatacatccctatggaagacatgacctaaatcgcccacacagggagtgtgaatttcaaatggggttatctgaatggatgactccatttgaagtttaCACCacatgaaagattaaggtcatatcttccatagggggtgtgtagatttcaactgataTAGTCCATTATCAAAAGATCACTGGACGGCCTACACTTTTAAATGACCAAAGTAGTCATCGCTGCTGCAGATATGATTCTTCTTCATATTCCAATATCTGTAGTGGTATAATTACCAGCTGGAATTTGAAACAACCTGATTCAAAAGCACTATAATTCCTGGCAATGTCCTGTCACACTAGCAATGACTGGCCAAGATACGTATCCTGACTATTGCATAATAATAACTAGGACAACTGGGCTAGGAAACCCCTGTGAAACTTCACATAGGACCCACTTTTCAGTGAAATgttcaaaagaccccattttggaAAGACCtcatatgtgcttgtggccccctGAACATGACTAACACGGGGACTAACAAAACTGCTAAGAGGTTTTTCCAGCCCAAGGATGTATGTACCTCTTGATTGTTAGCAATTTCAACCAATTGCCATAAATGACTTAGATAACAAATAACAATTTGGTCCCCAGAAAACAATGCAGGCTGATTTTTATAGTATTACAAATGCACTTATACCAAAGAGTATTATCCTCCTCTTTTAAATTCCTTGTGATATTTGATTCCTTACCTTTACTTGCAGGATCCAGGGATGCCatcatgttatcttcagcagacaagGTAGTAATGTTTCTATCCAATAAATCCTGGAAATATTTCTTCACTTTATCATCGATGGAGATTGCATCAGAATCAACAGGACTACCTTCCGTCATACTGGAATCATTTTCTGCACTGTAATATAGTACACAATTTAACATTATTGGTATTATAATAAACCTACTAATTGGTAAAGAAGCATTGTCTAAATTCTTGCAATTCTCTATTCTGGAAATTTAACTTCCTTGCTCCGACTGGTCTTAGTCAGGCAACTGAGGAGAAGTTTTGgtttaaaacattacaaaaaaaaagcaaatgatACTTACACATCCTCCTCGCAAGTACCATGCAGTGGCAGTGGAGTGACGTTATAGGGCAGGACACATATGCTccccaattgatttgaaaaattttaaaTCCCATagcaaaattgccaaaaatggcttgtggcCCCCCCATAAGAACTGGTCCCACCCCCACATCATGGTCGGTGCACCCGATGACCTACTCTTCACCACTGTTCAGTGGTAATAATGTTAACATTGTAATAATGTTGAATAACTTCTTATGACCTTGGAATAATGTTTTTAACTTGGGCACTTATATATATACTGCTGATCAtttgcaccaaatttcatgaaaataactTAAAAACTAAGGTCCACATGATCAATTTCAATATGATGCCTTGCTGCTATTATTTTCATATTCAGGTTATATGGGAGAGGTAGGGGGAGAAGAGCAAAAttgaacatgcatgtatatataaacataaaaagaATATGCAATAAAGTCTTGgggatacaaacaaacaaacaataatagCTACTGAGATGTATCAACAAACTGAGTAGAATCTACCTTGTTGGAGGAAAATGGAATATGCGCAATAATGGCTAGTCAAGTTAAATCCGTACACCCCCCTTTGGAGGACATTGCCTTAATCTtctatacagggagtgtgaatttcaaatggggttacctgaatggatgactccatttataatctacgccccctgtgtgggagattagattgtgtcttccatagggaataGCCAAATGAAATAACAGACTTACGCTTGCCGTCGTCTGCGACTTCTTGCAGGCTCACTGCAATCTTGAACAGTAATCATTGCACTCTTTACTATGGTTGCAGGCTCACTGCACACCCCATCAAGACACAGCATTACACCCAAGTCAATGTGGTATATGAGACGGCCTGGTTTCATGATGCGATATCGCAATGTCACATGACCAATGTCTTTAATGTGATCCACACCTGTTTAATTGGGAAAATATATCATGAAATAAATGTGAAATAACAACATAACATTCCCTGAGTGCACTAATAAATGTGATATGTAGTCTGCACCAAATAGTCATGAAATAGactcttttcatgctcattcacctGTAGTAAAGGCTTTGAGCATGTGAAATAGGGAAAAGTTTTAGCATAACAAGGAGCAAGCCCAGAAATCTCAGTGTAAAAACTGTCGATCATCTGCATAACAAGGGACAACGTTAATAAGAGCCAACACTCtttatatcaatttagttgatgCCTGGTTTCTCATGAAGAGAATTCTTACTGGAACTGAAATATCATCTTTCTGTGCATGTGCCAagatttctttgtttctttttcttgttGTTTATTTGTAAAGGTATTTAAAATGGTTGAAACTTTGTTCTCACAAGATTATTTCTATGAAACATTGTTCTCACCAGATTATTTCTGTGAAActttgttttcacattatttctGTGAAATCTTGTTCTCACAACATTATTTCTGTGAAACTTTGTTCTCACattatttctatgaaactttgTTCTCACAAAACTTGATTAAACTTTCCCAAAAATAAGCACCAGCACAAACATTACAATGATCACCTCTCATCTCCAAAACTGAAAATACTTTCCAAGAACTAAGGTTATAACTTACCAAAATGGAATCCAGTATTCAAAGACTCACTATAAACCCAATTTTCAAATCCTAAAGTGAAAGAGGCTCCACAAGAATCTAGTCTCATCCAGACTTGAAATGATCTTGTAGTTATTCCTAGATCCATTGGCAGACAGCATCCCAGGCTAAGACATGATTGGTCAGTTGCACAATAGGATGTCAAACCTTTGGGTATGAAGACTGAAGAACAACCTACCAAATATGGAATAGAATAGCATatgtaaaatgatatttttgacatttgcttaaaaaggacCCTTTTCAGAGTTTTGGGTAGCAGTGATGTAGCATTTGGCACCATCATGGCATCTTCGTTCAGTGTagtgtagagtccgaagtttaccgttttctaaaatctattttccgtgttgtaaaatttgtaaatctgtgtcatgaataatgcttaaaatgtataaacaatgatattaatgtcacaataaagtgttcaatatcgcgatcaatatgctctgattggaatattctcacgataatagacCGACTATTACGGTGTTTGGaaggatatagggggttcatgccttggtaatatacctttattatcGGTATaattaaacattatttttatcataaaaattgacacacacaactcatgattgtttttaacatttatttctcttatcttttaacaatgttTGTCACATCACACAAAactgtcattttccgtgttgtacctccgattccgtgatttttttccgttttccgtaaaacggaaaacttcggactctagtgtagtgtttacaatccttcACCCATTGGGTGAGTCATGTATCCAGAGGATTGTAAACAGGACTACTCTATATGAAATCTATGCGATGGTGTTGCAAACTATGTCATTGCAAACCAAAAAGGTATGTTTGAAGCAAATGGAACAGAATGTTATCACTGTTATCACTTAGCCTATACTTCATAAGCAACTCAGCTGCTATCACTTATGAGCAGTGGCAGTGCAAGGAATTGAGTTTATGGGGTTTTGGGATCAATGGTGTTTTCAGCGGGGCAAAGATCATGTCATTTGCCATCAATTAATGTACAATTAATCATTGCCACTGCTTTTGAGTAtgacatgggctattccagttgaaatcaatacacccactgtggaagacatgaccttaatctttcacacagggagtgtttaTTTCAAATAGAcccactcattcaggtaatccaatttgaaatttgtactccctgCGTGGACACTAAGGCTAattcttacatagggggtgtataaattacaaatggaacagcccaatgcttGGACTTCCATGATGGTCTATCTTCTATGCCATGCTGTTCAATTTTTGATGTCCAGTTACAAATTTATTGGTGTCCAAACTTACTCCATTATTTTATTAACATGTCTTACCTCCTTGGATATCTGGCTTGATGAAATCTGGTGGTGCGTTGCATGGTATTGATATCAACAGATCTTGACTGATCCCAAGATGACTGGCAATCAATCCAGCAGAAGATGAATGCATAGCTGAGAAATGGTAGAGGTTCAAATTAAAACATTGTACAAAGttttatttaagtttttatatctCATTCAAATACTTGACAATCAAGATTTGAGATTTTTTTGTATCAGctttttgtaaaataaataatgttgCAAGTTCCATTTTAGTTTTCTGATAGTGACCTCTTTACAGGCAATATCACTTATTCATGCAAAGCAATATATTATTTGGCTTATAAGTGAAGGATACTCAATACAATGTGACCTTTATTGGGTCATGTTTGATCTTATCACTTAATTGCAGGGTATGTTAACACACTTATGATGATTTGGTTTTATTTTCTGATTAGGAAATCATCACTTCAAGTGTTTTTAATGTTCACTTACTTGCTGTCTGTGATCCAGTGACTGCATCTGGTGCTGGAACATGTCTTCTACGCCTGATGCCAGCTgcatatcaaaataattaaaatgagAGCTGTttttttagagaataaatgataggaattattattttaataactgtaaactattttttaaatcaaaactaagttaccatcataaaaccccccttattataaaatgaacgaaacttgtttacaacacTTGCGCATACTGCTAGCGTGTGCGTGTATTCCACAATAGCATACGCATACAACACGATACATACACGCAGCTCTATGAGCATGTTacacgttatcaacactcatgatgacgttgtgtcgtctacggcctgatagacggcacccgaaatcatgcgattgtccaatcagattatgtgtctacgaactagaccactcccactgactaggaatacaaaataaatatatcCTCAATAGCTTAATAAAATATATAGTCACTTTCATCAATAACTTATTAAGAATATTAACAATGGCTTGGACCAATGCTACCAGTGCCAAATCAGATGTCATTAAAATAGAGTAAATTTTGTTTTGCTAAGGAGCTAAAAGTATTAAGTTCCTCCAGGCTGACATGTTCACTTTCTCATTCAGTCCTTATAGGTTTTATATGGAAAGGAACACTAACAATTTCTTACCAGTGCAAGTCACACCAACATCTTCAGTATGTGAACCACAATCATTATCTCCCCAAGCATTACGTGGACACGCAGCTAGAGTACTCTCAGTGCCAGTACATGATACTTGATCCAGCCATACCTGTCCTGATCCAGACCCATATGTACCACGGGACACAACAGTACCAGATATGAAGCCAAGTTGTCGACATGCAACTGTAGCTCCATTATTATTAGAATCAAAAGAATCGTCACACACAGTCCCCCAGTGACCATCATGGTAGATCTCTAAACGACCTGAGTTAGAAGTCCCTCCAACTAAACGTAAATCTCCATctgcaaacaaaaaacaaaataaaaggtaATCTGCTGATAAAAATGTTGCCTGTTTCGCAttcttttctttcaaattatgacAGACCCACAGGAGTATCACTTAGTATGGAGTGACATGGATTGAAGCAGTTTGTGATTATATCCCTTTATACTTTTCTTCATAAGTATGGTCATTGACTATGTTTAGAAAAATATGATGTGATAAAACGttgggtgcattacatagtgacggatctgcACTTTATGGCAAAATCCCAAGTGACGGACGTTGAGTTCTCAGAAAAattgcgcaagacatagtgacggataactttggcaatctCTTACATATATAAGATGTATGATTTTACTAgtgttttgaaaatatctttcaagggtctacttttaatagacacatgaattgcCGAACATTAATAGCCAGTTTATAATCTATGCCCAATACAATGTACCTACTCAACGTTTTCCCGATGCCCATCCGTCAGTATGTAATGCAGCCGACGAAAAGATGGGTCTTTTCATACTTTATACAAAATATAGGTGGGTGCAAGAACATATACTCTACTGAGCTTTAAGGTCTGATGATAAAAGACAGTCTTGCAGAGTTGGATGGACTGCATCATCTGCCTTCTGACGCATTCCAGGGAGGCAAAGTAAACAATCTGCTGGGGAAGTGTATTCTAAATTTCATCATGAATAATGGTAAATAAATGTCCTAGCAAATAGCACATGATACTTCTTGgagttcttcttcttccttatcagtgcctccctcatatgtatgagtattatcgcgactgcgtacagacaagctgtacttatttttttactctggaacctagagtagatgagtgtatttttgaagtacagatctgatcccctgctcttttcgaatagcctgtgacgttctttaacatgcacactgcattactgtcagaaatacatgtacacgggaccgacggcttaaagttccctccgaagcactaagcaagtagagtgaagtgccttgctcaaggacacaaagagccagccgagctcaggcggacctgggTTGTCATGTAAAACCACAGTTAGTACACTGTTGAATATCAGTCAGTATATACTCAATGCAGGTACATCATTCCACTTAAGCCTGGGTTTATCCTTCCTGTCACTCCTTCTTTCACTTTTACTCTATTTCTCTATGTATCCTTTTTCTCTCTTCTCTTTTAGTTCCTTACCACTAATAGAGCAAGTCACACCAACATCTTCAGTATGCGAACCACAATCATTATCTCCCCAAGCGTTACGTGGACATGCAGCCAGAGTACTCTCAGTGCCAGTACATGATACTTGATCCAGCCATATCTGTCCTGATCCAGACCCATATGTACCACGTGACACAACTGTACCAGATGTAAAGCCAAGTTGTCGACATGCAACTGTAGCACCATTATTATTAGAATCAAAAGAATCATCACACACAGTCCCCCACTGACCATCATGGTAGATCTCTAAACGACCTGCTGAAGAGCTTCCTGCAACCAAGCGTACGTCTCCATCtgcaaacaagaaaaaaagattagCAGCTAATTTTTAAGTAACAAATATCAAGTTTCTAAAGACTCTTTCAATATGCAAATTATTCCacattattaattttgtttttatcacTGAACACTtacttgaaaattaaaataaaataaaatggtattaaagtttgtttgtttgtttgaagatTGACGGTAATAATAAATGACAAATTTTAATTATGTGTACTCTGTGGAATGTATGGAAAAGTATGTAAGACATATAAATACACAGCGTCATTATCCTGATTCATgttagaaattgccatgatagtaggcaGAATCCACTAGCCACGCATGGCAAGTTTGTTCCGCTGAGGCTGAGGGACTAAGGCTAAGTATAAAAATATGACATGTTTCGATACGTTTAATTCCCACAACACATTTGCCATAGGCACTCATTG of Amphiura filiformis chromosome 14, Afil_fr2py, whole genome shotgun sequence contains these proteins:
- the LOC140169395 gene encoding uncharacterized protein, with the translated sequence MCMNGASCSADEGTSGFTCTCTAGYIGQLCGDMINDGDVRLVAGSSSAGRLEIYHDGQWGTVCDDSFDSNNNGATVACRQLGFTSGTVVSRGTYGSGSGQIWLDQVSCTGTESTLAACPRNAWGDNDCGSHTEDVGVTCSISDGDLRLVGGTSNSGRLEIYHDGHWGTVCDDSFDSNNNGATVACRQLGFISGTVVSRGTYGSGSGQVWLDQVSCTGTESTLAACPRNAWGDNDCGSHTEDVGVTCTAGIRRRRHVPAPDAVTGSQTATMHSSSAGLIASHLGISQDLLISIPCNAPPDFIKPDIQGGCSSVFIPKGLTSYCATDQSCLSLGCCLPMDLGITTRSFQVWMRLDSCGASFTLGFENWVYSESLNTGFHFGVDHIKDIGHVTLRYRIMKPGRLIYHIDLGVMLCLDGVCSEPATIVKSAMITVQDCSEPARSRRRRQAAENDSSMTEGSPVDSDAISIDDKVKKYFQDLLDRNITTLSAEDNMMASLDPASKVPYVAPDEPTSRRQMGLFVLEDNDPSSK